The following proteins are co-located in the Camelina sativa cultivar DH55 chromosome 12, Cs, whole genome shotgun sequence genome:
- the LOC109127987 gene encoding uncharacterized protein LOC109127987 has protein sequence MSDEDSAVKKSGSLITSGSNTRTEMTRRRIDPYDLSSGDNPGSVISQPQLRGPNYDEWAMNLRLALRARKKFGFADGTIPKPDEGSDDLEDWWANNAMVVSWIRLIVAPDLSSSLSHHEVACDLWTHIQKRFSVKNGQHVQRLKTELANCQRKGFAVEAYYGKLTKLWTSLADFQRAKTVEEIAREREEDKLHQFLMGLDEAVFGAVKSSLLARDPLPSLDEAYQVVTQDEESKRASRLLEEHNEGVSFAVQASSRSKPSPQLRDPSAICTVCGRTGHLAANCFRKLGYPYWWGDRPRSKLLNTPMGPQVIVANRLLRLLNRIMV, from the coding sequence ATGTCTGACGAAGATTCTGCTGTAAAGAAATCTGGTTCTCTCATCACTTCAGGTTCAAACACACGAACTGAGATGACACGTCGAAGGATTGATCCGTATGATCTATCTTCCGGTGATAATCCAGGGTCGGTGATCTCGCAACCCCAGTTGCGTGGACCTAACTATGATGAATGGGCGATGAATCTTCGACTTGCGTTGAGAGCTAGGAAGAAATTCGGTTTTGCGGACGGTACTATCCCGAAACCTGATGAAGGTTCTgatgatcttgaggattggTGGGCTAATAACGCCATGGTGGTGTCTTGGATTCGGCTTATTGTCGCTCCAGATTTGAGTAGCTCACTTTCTCATCATGAAGTTGCTTGTGACTTGTGGACGCACATACAAAAGCGTTTCTCAGTCAAGAATGGCCAACATGTCCAACGACTTAAGACGGAGCTGGCAAATTGTCAGCGAAAAGGATTTGCTGTAGAGGCTTACTATGGGAAACTTACAAAGTTATGGACTAGTCTGGCTGATTTTCAACGCGCAAAGACGGTGGAAGAGATTGCACGTGAACGAGAAGAAGACAAACTACACCAGTTTTTAATGGGGCTTGATGAAGCGGTATTTGGGGCAGTCAAGTCCTCTCTATTGGCACGTGACCCTCTCCCTTCTCTTGATGAAGCTTACCAAGTTGTTACTCAAGACGAAGAGTCCAAGCGGGCGAGTCGTCTACTGGAGGAACATAACGAAGGTGTTAGTTTTGCTGTTCAAGCTTCTTCTCGGTCTAAACCATCACCACAGTTGCGAGATCCGTCTGCTATATGCACTGTTTGTGGTCGAACAGGTCACTTAGCTGCAAACTGTTTTCGTAAACTTGGTTATCCATATTGGTGGGGTGATCGACCACGTTCTAAGCTTCTGAACACTCCGATGGGTCCACAAGTGATCGTCGCTAACCGTCTGCTCCGTCTTCTCAACCGAATCATGGTGTGA